A genomic window from Microbacterium sp. H1-D42 includes:
- a CDS encoding YhgE/Pip domain-containing protein, with protein sequence MKNISVIFRRDMRMIRHNSIAIVVLFGVIVLPSFFAWFNVLSSWDPFGNVKNLKVAVANSDDGYQSDLFPMKINVGEQVIANLRANSDLDWVFTSEEQAIEGTKAGDYYAALVLPSSFSRDMMTFLSPGAQQAQIEYYSNEKKNALSPKITQEAASDVSTTINSTFTKTLNEVGLALISSVAEYAGSDASRDALQRLDSSVVTAATTLDSTATTLEMFGSLIGSSRSLVAGASSLTDATRDAVRSASGAIGSGAGAAESLKSVLGSATSTISAALRDTSASYKDLIDQVSALDASFVAQSKSATALLRTASTGVDGQIAKYTQLRDDLQAQADSTTDPAVQEALELVVTRLDGAIDRQQELKTGLDGAVSQLETTNAGMGTTRGEIVSLADEARASLDGARGAYDGTLRPELDRLAGSLDRIDSGFGQIGRDLDSAAATLSGGSDSLLVFLTQTEQTTDGIAQDLRELSTLFGELSTALQAAVDSGDLSEVTELIGANPDVLAGELTTPVGLERIAVYKVDTFGAQMAPFYSVLGLWVGALLLSVLIRTDVAYDALPAGTNLTKYQEYIGRYGIFAILALLQSSLVYLGLMGFVGVQPAHPVLLLLAGWVMSFVFSLITYTLVLSFGEAGKALAVFLLVVQISAGGGAYPLAVLPQWFQNISPWLPVTHATDAVRAAIAGIYQGDYWISLGILALFLVPTLLIGLVLRLPVLKINNDLTRALESTKLM encoded by the coding sequence ATGAAGAACATCTCGGTCATCTTCCGTCGCGACATGCGGATGATCCGTCACAACTCGATCGCCATCGTCGTGCTGTTCGGCGTCATCGTGCTGCCCTCCTTCTTCGCCTGGTTCAACGTGCTCTCGAGCTGGGACCCGTTCGGCAACGTGAAGAACCTGAAGGTCGCGGTGGCGAACTCCGATGACGGGTACCAGAGTGATCTGTTCCCAATGAAGATCAATGTCGGTGAGCAGGTCATCGCGAACCTGCGCGCGAACTCCGACCTGGACTGGGTGTTCACCAGTGAGGAACAGGCGATCGAGGGCACCAAAGCGGGGGATTACTATGCTGCACTCGTGCTGCCCAGCTCATTCAGCCGCGACATGATGACCTTCCTCTCGCCTGGGGCGCAGCAGGCGCAGATCGAGTACTACTCCAACGAGAAGAAGAACGCGCTTTCGCCGAAGATCACCCAGGAAGCGGCTTCCGACGTCTCCACCACCATCAACTCGACGTTCACGAAGACGCTCAACGAGGTCGGGCTCGCCCTGATCTCGTCCGTGGCCGAGTACGCCGGATCGGATGCATCGCGCGATGCGCTGCAGCGTCTGGACTCGAGCGTGGTGACAGCCGCGACCACGCTGGACTCCACCGCGACGACTCTGGAGATGTTCGGCTCCCTGATCGGGTCGAGCAGGTCGCTGGTGGCCGGGGCATCGTCGCTGACGGATGCGACGCGCGATGCCGTCCGCAGTGCCTCCGGTGCGATCGGCTCGGGCGCGGGAGCCGCGGAGTCGCTGAAGTCCGTCCTGGGCTCCGCCACCTCGACGATCTCGGCGGCGCTGAGGGACACGTCGGCAAGCTACAAGGACCTTATCGATCAGGTGTCTGCGCTGGATGCGTCGTTCGTGGCGCAGTCCAAGAGCGCCACGGCGCTGTTGAGAACCGCGAGCACGGGTGTCGACGGACAGATCGCAAAGTACACCCAGCTCCGTGACGACCTGCAGGCTCAGGCGGATTCCACGACCGACCCCGCGGTGCAGGAGGCCCTCGAGCTGGTCGTCACCAGGCTCGACGGAGCCATCGACCGGCAGCAGGAGCTCAAGACGGGCCTCGACGGTGCCGTGTCTCAGCTCGAGACCACGAACGCGGGCATGGGGACCACTCGTGGCGAGATCGTCTCGCTCGCCGACGAGGCGCGTGCGAGTCTGGACGGTGCCCGTGGAGCCTACGACGGAACACTGCGCCCTGAACTGGACCGGCTCGCCGGTTCTCTCGACAGGATCGACAGCGGCTTCGGGCAGATCGGTCGCGACCTCGACTCCGCGGCCGCCACGCTCTCCGGGGGCTCCGACTCGCTGCTGGTGTTCCTGACGCAGACCGAGCAGACGACGGACGGGATCGCGCAGGATCTCCGTGAGCTCTCGACACTGTTCGGCGAACTCTCCACGGCACTTCAGGCCGCGGTCGACAGCGGTGATCTGTCTGAGGTGACGGAGCTCATCGGAGCCAATCCTGACGTGCTCGCCGGCGAGTTGACGACGCCGGTGGGTCTGGAGCGCATCGCCGTCTACAAGGTCGACACCTTCGGTGCTCAGATGGCGCCGTTCTACTCCGTTCTCGGCCTCTGGGTCGGCGCCCTGCTGCTGTCGGTGCTGATTCGCACCGACGTCGCCTACGACGCGCTGCCAGCAGGCACGAACCTGACGAAGTATCAGGAGTACATCGGTCGCTACGGGATCTTCGCGATCCTCGCACTGCTGCAGAGCTCGTTGGTCTATCTGGGCCTGATGGGGTTCGTGGGCGTGCAGCCCGCGCATCCGGTGCTCCTGCTGCTGGCGGGGTGGGTGATGTCCTTCGTCTTCTCGCTGATCACCTATACGCTGGTGCTCTCGTTCGGCGAGGCGGGCAAGGCGCTGGCGGTGTTCCTGCTGGTCGTGCAGATCTCCGCGGGTGGTGGGGCGTACCCTCTGGCCGTGCTGCCGCAGTGGTTCCAGAACATCAGTCCATGGCTTCCGGTGACGCACGCGACGGACGCGGTCCGTGCGGCGATCGCCGGCATCTACCAGGGGGATTACTGGATCTCGCTCGGGATACTGGCGCTCTTCCTCGTGCCGACGCTGCTGATCGGCCTCGTGCTGCGCCTGCCGGTGCTCAAGATCAACAACGACCTGACCAGGGCGCTCGAGTCGACCAAACTGATGTGA
- a CDS encoding DUF4352 domain-containing protein has translation MTISKRAVRTHVVTWGTTAALLAGAWVLNAVALPENAPQTGIVVAGEAGAPTSTRNLVVTVDDVRAARSVADADGWTAEGTWLIVDISAQAIDTQVGARLGLADLVIGERTFRATERGQTFSEAKLVPGVPRSGSLAFELPPDALAGDAVLRFSPVAFPNLDGMIEIPVDLDAVPIETQVTLRATDWTKGPEATQ, from the coding sequence ATGACGATCTCGAAGCGCGCAGTGCGCACGCACGTGGTGACATGGGGCACCACCGCAGCGCTGCTGGCCGGGGCGTGGGTTCTGAACGCCGTGGCACTGCCCGAGAATGCCCCGCAGACGGGCATCGTCGTGGCGGGCGAGGCCGGTGCGCCGACCTCGACCCGCAACCTCGTCGTCACGGTCGATGATGTGCGTGCGGCGCGATCGGTGGCGGATGCTGACGGCTGGACAGCCGAGGGAACCTGGCTGATCGTGGACATCAGTGCCCAGGCGATCGACACGCAGGTCGGCGCACGTCTCGGTCTCGCCGACCTCGTGATCGGAGAGCGCACGTTCCGTGCGACCGAGCGCGGACAGACGTTCTCAGAGGCGAAGCTGGTGCCGGGTGTGCCGCGCAGCGGCAGCCTCGCCTTCGAGCTGCCACCCGATGCGCTGGCGGGCGATGCCGTGCTGCGCTTCTCACCGGTCGCCTTCCCGAACCTCGACGGGATGATCGAGATCCCGGTCGACCTCGACGCGGTGCCGATCGAGACGCAGGTCACGCTGCGTGCGACGGACTGGACGAAGGGTCCGGAGGCGACGCAGTGA
- a CDS encoding tetratricopeptide repeat protein → MTIPTPPSAPAEDAALQTPRPRGWWRRNGIALAVIAVVAPALAGFLWWDGWNAFYGHGARPVAAIAADAGGTVRMSGTTFGPIQTGIAKDTSGMNLPDGTTFHIAIVDVDPQEPITPEGTDPADVRFVSCTAPVLVQQSTGRQWTPLRAEVGVPYSSDEPETCNSQAEGPYKLVVGFVVPDDVEGPFWLDVDPAGDGRFIRFSVES, encoded by the coding sequence ATGACGATTCCCACTCCGCCGTCCGCCCCGGCCGAAGACGCAGCATTGCAGACTCCGCGCCCCCGCGGCTGGTGGCGCCGCAACGGCATCGCCCTCGCCGTGATCGCGGTCGTGGCACCTGCACTGGCGGGGTTCCTGTGGTGGGACGGCTGGAACGCGTTCTACGGCCATGGGGCGCGCCCTGTCGCGGCGATCGCGGCCGATGCCGGCGGCACAGTGCGGATGAGCGGCACGACTTTCGGGCCGATCCAGACCGGCATCGCGAAGGACACCTCTGGCATGAACCTGCCGGATGGCACGACGTTCCACATCGCGATCGTGGATGTCGATCCGCAGGAGCCGATCACCCCTGAGGGCACCGACCCCGCAGACGTCCGCTTCGTCAGCTGCACGGCCCCGGTGCTGGTGCAGCAGAGCACCGGGCGGCAGTGGACGCCGCTGCGCGCCGAGGTGGGCGTGCCGTACTCCAGCGATGAGCCCGAGACCTGCAACAGTCAGGCGGAGGGCCCCTACAAGCTGGTGGTCGGGTTCGTCGTGCCTGACGACGTCGAGGGTCCGTTCTGGCTCGACGTCGACCCAGCGGGCGACGGCAGATTCATCAGGTTCTCGGTCGAGTCCTGA